The Xenopus tropicalis strain Nigerian chromosome 1, UCB_Xtro_10.0, whole genome shotgun sequence DNA segment agggcaggcagagtatggcacaaacaggcagcctaaggcaagcatagtatggcacacacaggcagcatagggcaggcagagtatggcacacacagccagcgtagggcaggcagagtatggctgctgcctggcattgctttctacagtaaagtttatttaataataattgatTTAATCCCAGATGCATTTAATGACATTAAATCTCATCGGCCATAGCGGCCCAGATTAcaagtttgtcaagatcctgctgcaaggatgccacatcctgggtgAAATTAATTGGgatgcagagttttgtgtcatgcacaaacactgatacattacttataataccctcccctaagtcatggacgcagtacagaaccctgagggaccccactaagaaccttactccaagcagagaatgtaccataAATAACCACCCTCTGttcccgatcctgtagccagttttctatccttgcgcaaacaacttcactaagaccaacagttagttagtttagaaagcagccaTTTGTCGGACACTGTATCAAaggctttggcaaaatccaaatagatcacatctactgcaactccACTGTCCAGATTCTTACTAaccataaaaagtataaaaagtaatcaaattggtctgacatgatctgtccttcataaagccatgctgataactgctcataatgccattctccagaacataattttgaatatGATCCCTTTACTttcccaccacggatgtcaaacttactggcctgtaATTGCCAGACTAAGATCATAATCCCAATTTAAATCTTAATTATTCTCTGCTTATAGTGAGCTCCACTGAAACAGTTGTAAATGACAAGGTGGTGCGTAGCATGTAACACCTAACGtataaaaattgcaatttttgctTAAGGGAATTATATGAAACTGGTTTGTCATTAAGTATTTACAAAGGGTCAAAGAACAAATAGCTTAACAAGTCAGTGACAGTGTAGCAGAGCTGAAGGGACATAAGTCAAAGAAATATTGGTAAACATTCCTTGACCCAAGTAATAAAGTACTAGATTATAACAAACAAAGTAAAAGGTTTATAATAAAAAGGAATGTATTTAGCTAGTCCTCtacatttcataattttttaggaaatcacaacttattattattttatgtttttgaggAATTAACTAAAGCTCAGAAGTGAAAATCATTGTGGGAAGAAATCAAGTCTACTGTAAAAGCCAGCAGGTTAATTCTTTGGAAAGTTCTTTGCCTGTTGTGCATGCTGCAGATCTGAAGGCTAAAACCGAGAAATAATAGGGAATATGGTCatgtcatacaaaaaaaaaattagctgtcAAATGTGTACCTATTTAGTAGGTACCAAACATAGAATCCAAGCGAAAACACTAAACTGAATTTGCCTAGaagaacataataataataaaaaaacaacaaaacacaaatacaagagtattgtagaaattgatacctatattggctaacaataaaaatacattgcaagctttcggagctctaaggccccttcatcaggcaaaatacaaatgagaactgaaatggcacaacatttatactgatagatcaaagagaagtgtttacaagcaataaattaggaagttacagatagatagagataacttgtgaagatagtgaaagtaattaaggtttattagggtgggttgtaaatagtccaggggtctggattcagtcagatcagatagtgtgacatgaaacctgaccccaaattaaggccctgtcttaatgtgttaaataactccatacatttgaattcatagatcttcctttctcgttcagatccaaagttcccttttagaattaacaccttcatgtcctgaagcctgtgctcctgattgcagaagtgttgtcccactggtgtatcacacactttggtcttgatcttatgtctgtgatggttcatccttgtgtgaagtttttgccctgtttctccaatgtacattcctcctgtagggcacttagtacatatgatcaagtacacaacattggaggaagcacatgaatagcagtcccgaatggtgtagactttttgtgtattcggtattgcaatttgatctttgtacaggatgtatttgcaagtctcacatcttttgctgttgcagggaaatgtccctgctttagttgtttggggaagagcacttctaacaatcattttcctcagactgggtggttgtctataggacagaaggggtagttcagggaatatctcctttagtctggtatctgtatggagcatgggctgcaggtccctggctatttttcttataatgttcagctgtgggttgtaggtgactacaattggtaccctgttgatttctattttttgtttgtaatccaagagtgtgtctctgggtatttgagttgctCTGTGGATCTGATCATCTGGCATCGTTCAGCAGTAGCAGAAGTGATTTCCGCTTAAATAATGGACGCCATTGGTGCAGGAGTGGAATTGCCAAGGAGGAAGATTCTTCGGCCAAAAAGGTTCCGGGAAGGAGGGGAGCAGGGGGAGTTGTTGTTAGGAACCACgcggaagaggaaggtgaggtaTGTTTTGCATGAGGAGAGGAACTCCAAACGTCCGGTGCTGGGAAGGGTTGGCAAGGTAGTGAGGAGAAACGGTGCAACGCCACAGGATTGCGGAAGAGGGGAGTGCTCGGTAAGTGCAGCGGAACAAGGGAGGGGGTTCGTAGGCCCGCGAGGGGGGGGAATAGGCCGAAAGAAGGCTGCCACTGCCACCAGCGCAAACCTCGAAAGGGTCCAAAGGGGGGAGTAAGGGATGTGGGTAGCGATCAGACCACACCGGGAGATGCGGAAAAGGGAACACTAGGGGGATCTGAACGCTGGGAAAAGAAGTCCACGGCCACCGAGACAGAAGGAGGGAGAGAGCGCAGCACAGAAAGGGGAGAGGAGTTGGATGAGGCATCGGACGAAGGTGAGTGGGGCATGGAGGCTGATCCTGTCCCTAGGGGGGCGGGTTGCGGGCGAGGTTGGGCAAGAGGGGGTTGCAATACACATCTGAGAGGTAATGGCCGACCGAGATACGTGCAGAACGCTTTGAGATCCAGGTATGGGGGTGGTCCACAAGATTGGGAGTACTATGGCCATGATGATGATTTTTATGAGGATGCTTATGGTGAGGGGGACTATTATGAAGAGGGTGAGGGTTGTAATTATGATTTGAGGAAGTCGCATAGGCCTTGGCAAAGGAGGCCTAGGAGGATGGACCAACAAGATAACATGGACAGTAATAATTTTGGTCGTGCAAGTTTCTTTTTCAGAaatagggaggaggaggagagttgGAGACAATGGAGGAAGGAGAGGATGGGCCAACAGATGGGTGACGGGAGTCGGATTGCGAATCAGCAGGCATCCACTTCATCTGCATTTCATACGGTGGGGGAGGAGAGGAATGCTGGAGTTTACACGCAGGAGGCTGCATTGGATGAGTTGAGATCTCTAGAGGTGTTGGCTAATCAGGATTCAGACACTGATACATCTGATAGCGAGACAGAAGGGGGAAAGATTGTAGCATTACTTAAGAAATATTTTAAGGAAGGTAAGGGAAAAGAAGGTGATAGGaagagaggaaaggaagggggtcAGCAGTTTCTACCGTTAGGGGCAGCAGATACATATGCGTGTGCCTTGACAGAGACTGCAGCTCATTTGCCTAAGAAATTGAGGAAATCAATAGAAACAGGTAAATTTGTGGATGTGTATGAACTAACAAGGGAAGCAGTTCAGGCAAAAGAAGATGGTATTAAGAGTGAGAAGGAAGGTAAGAGGAAATCAATTTTTGATTGGTTGAAGGGATTTTTGGTTTTTGCTAGTGTTTATTTGAAAGGAAAGCCAGAGCAATGTTTGAATGTGATCAAGTACATAGATACCATTGTGGATACTTATCTGTTTTACAAGGGCACGTCATGGTTCGATTATGACAGAGCGTTTAGGAAAAAGATTGTTAATAGCAAGGTTATTGCTATGGATGCTCCTGGATGCAGGAGGTTAAGCATAGTCAAGAATTGGAATTTATCACAGACGCAGCAGGCAGCATTGGTTTTGGGGCTTACTTTGCAGGGAAATGGAGTGCTGGTAGATGGCCGCAGACATGGCATGAGAAAGGATTAACCAAGAACCTGACACTGTTGGAGCTTTTCCCTATTTTGGTAGCGTTAGAGTTGTGGGCAGAGGGATTAAAAAATAAAGCGATAAGGTTTTTGTCAGATAATATGGGGGTAGTTTATGCTGTGAACAACTTGTCATCTGATTCACTGCCAGTGATTAGGTTACTGAGGCGGTTGGTGCTGATTTGTTTAAAATTTAACATATCGTTAACATGTGCCAGGGGTCGAGAACACACTAGCAGACGCCCTGTCAAGGGAAAAGTGGGATCTTTTCTTCAGATTAGCTCCTAAAGCAGAAAGATCTGCTCACAAGTGTCCTGGTAATTTATGGCAGTTGGTGAACCCATATTAGAAGAGCTATACAGCATGTCGTTATCGGAAAAAACTCTGGCCAGCTATAAAAGGGCTTGGGAAAGATGGCGGCTATTCTGCattggtggtaaaaaaaaaattatgcttttAAGGATTTATTGGAATTTTTGAGGGAACTTTACAAGGAAGGGAAGTCCAAAGCGGTTGCGGCTACTACATTGGCGGCAATTTCGCATTTTTCCGTAGCAGGAGGTATGCCCGATTTCACACATCATCCTATTGTTAAGAAAGTGATGAAGGGCTGGAGTAGAGCTGAAGGCCCGAGGGTAGATAAAAGGGAACCTATCGTTAAAGATAGGCTGCAACAGATATTGCGTTCATTGGGCACAATTTGTTTTGACCAATTTGAGTGTGTTTTGTTTAGAGCAGCTTTTGCCCTGTCGTTTGGTGGAGCTTTTCGTGTTAGTGAGCTGGTGCCACCTTCTAAGAAGGCAATAGAAAAAGGATTGCAATACAAGAATGTATCATTACAAAAGAATAAATTGTTGATTTATATTAGTAGGTCGAAGACAGATCAAATTGGTAAAGGAAAATGGGTAAGTATACAAGGAACAGGGGAAGTATCATGCCCAGTAAAGCTGTTAAGTGACTACATGGCGGTGCGTCCGGAGGGGGGGCAGCTGTTGTTGTTGCATAAAGATGGTTCCCCTCTTTCAGCCTTCCAGTTTAGGCAAGTTCTGAAGAAGGCGGTGATCGATAATAATTGGGACCCAAAGAAGTTTGGAACCCACTCTTTTAGAATCGGCGCAGCTACTGAAGCTGCAATGGGGGGTAGTGGCAGTGACAAGATAAAAGCATTGGGTAGATGGAAGTCGAGGGTGTACAAGAAGTATATAAGGCCTGTAAATAATGCGAGTGAGAAATCTTAACcaaagttttttgtttgttttgtcgTAGTAGAAAGTGCAACGGCTTGCAACATTTTGATATTGGGGCATTCTTTTATTTTCTGGGCATCTGAGATGGTCAACAGATGGGTTTGCCGAAGCAACACATGAAGATCAGATGGATTGGTAAGAGAGGGATGAGATGGGAACAGCTGAGAGGTATGGCCTTAGATGCAGCACGCAAGAGTACTATACATCTGATGGTTGTACATGCAGGGGGGAATGACCTTACTGCATATAAAACCCCAGCCCTTATTGAGGCCATGAGGGATGACCTAACGGACATTTTAAGGGACAAGAGAGTCCAGTGTACAGCATGGTCAGATGTGATACAAAGGAGCTGTTGGAGAGGCGCAATTTCCCCCAGGGGCATTGAGAAATCCAGGAGAAAGGTTAATAGAGCCATGCAGAAATTCATGTGTTCCTCCGGTGGTGGTATAATTTGGcatgaaaatataaaatgtaatcacACACAGCTGTATAGGGAAGATGGAGTTCATTTGTCCTGGGAAGGTTTAGATTTGTTCATTGGGAATATCAGGGCTTTTATTGATGAATGGTGGAGGTCACGGGCCAGGTAGTGGGGCCATTGAAAAAGGATAGGTGTCACCCCTCCCCTTTTTTCCATTGGGTGGCGGCAGTGCGGCTCTGAGAGCATGAGTTGGTTGAAGTGCAGGCCTACCTTTAGTGAGTCACTAGTGTACATCAGACTTTGACTGCACGGTCTTCTCTGATGCATGCAAGAGACTGGTTAGCGCCATTTATGCACAACGAGGGAGCAGGGGGATGGGCTTAAGAAAGCGATCACTGAGTGCGCGCGGCCCTATGATCCCTGTTCTAATTGTTTCATGGTAAAAATTTTTGGGCATGGCGCCCACTTTGGGTAGGGGGATGGGCTTAAGAAAGCGATCACTGAGTGCGCGCGGCCCTATGATCCCTGCTCTAAGTTTTCATGGTAAAAATTTTTTGGGCATTGCGCCCACGTTGGTTTTTTGGAGACACAATAGTTTTGTGTTTGGAAATAAGAGCCGCAGCTGGGGTCAGGGTGTAcctataaataatttttatggtTTCAATTAATAAAAGCCTGTGACCTCCACAGAATTTGCCACATTATGTCTCAGTGTGTTTACTTGGGCGGTAAGGGGGGATAGGGGGTTCCTTGACCTAGTGTGAATGAAGCCCAAATAGGGCTGAAATGAATTTAGGCTGGGACCCCTTCCCCCCCTTTAGCCATATGGTCATTCGGGCAGGGCCTGCTCCCTCCCCCGGCCAGCTCCAGGTAGAGCAATAGAAGGATGAGCAGTGGAGAGAAAGAGAGGGGCGGacttggggagggggcaggggaggGGACTCATGCAGAGCAAGGTATGTAATGGGACGTATGTTTGTTAAGGATACATTCTTACTTGTTTCTTgtttcccaccctccctccctaggTAAGGTGATCCAGTTGCGAAGATGGTGCTCCAGGGTCATTGCGACCGATCGCCAAgaaggggtcaggaaggaatttttctcgTAGCACGAATTGGCTGAAAAGTGCTAGAGTTTTCGCCTTCTTCTGGAGTACCATTATCTGTGGTGGTCAAAGGAGTGATTCAGCTGCGGCTCGGCAGTGCGGCTCTGAGAGCATGAGTTGGTTGAAGTGCAGGCCTACCTTTAGTGAGTCACTAGTGTACATCAGACTTTGACTGCACGGTCTTCTCTGATGCATGCAAGAGACTGGTTAGCGCCATTTATGCACAACGAGGGAGCAGGGGGATGGGCTTAAGAAAGCGATCACTGAGTGCGCGCGGCCCTATGATCCCTGTTCTAATTGTTTCATGGTAAAAATTTTTGGGCATGGTGCCCACGTTGGGTAGGGGGATGGGCTTAAGAAAGCGATATATATAAATGACATACTTATAATATGGACAGCATCAGAAAAGGAACTATTGACATTCCACCAAAGATTCATCCCACGATTAACCTTACCCTCAACCACTCCTCTTCACACATCAATTTCCTGGATACCACTATCTACATCAAGAATGGAATCATACAGacatccctataccaaaaaccaacaggccgtccagcatatcttaggtgggacagtttccatccacatcacattaaaaaatcaattgtttttagccaggctcttAGATACAACCGGATTTGCTCAAATCCTGATGAAAGAAATCAGGTTTCTCCATCCTTACggaaaacttttgttaatcagggctaccatccacaggttattgatgatcagatccacagagcaactcaaatacccagagacacactcttggattacaaacaaaaaatagaaacaacagggtaccaattgtagccacctacaacccacagctgaacattataagaaaaatagccagggacctgcagcccatgctccatacagataccagactaaaggagatattccctgaactaaccttaatttggggtcaggtttcatgtcacactatctgatctgactaaatccagacccctggactatttacaacccaccctaataaaccttaattactttcactatcttcacaagttatctctatctatctgtaatttcctaatttattgcttgtaaacacttctctttgatctatcagtataaatgttgtgccatttcagttctcatttgtattttgcctgatgaaggggtcttagagctccgaaagcttgcaatgtatttttatttttagccaatataggtatcatttctacaatactcttgttattgtgttttgttgtttttttattattatttttgacactggctaacacggcaCTACAGTTTTTGTTCCTAGAAGAACACAAACACCAAGGCTGCCTGTGAGAAGTGGGATGCAAGGAATGGATTTCATGAAAGTAATGTTTAAAACTTTCTAGGCATCCCATAAAGCACTTCAGTTGGGTCCTTCTCAGCTGGGAGGAACTATTAAGGAGAAAGAAAACCTTCTTCTCTTGACATTGGCTGTGGAGTGCGGATGTTTAGATATATTTAGAAGAATGCAGTGGACCTCTAACAAATGGTTTTGATGGGGATCAACCACTTATTAGAGGGTTGTAATTGTTTTTCATTGTAGTTAAAAACTACCCTATCTACAGTATTATCACAGCCAAGCAAATGTAGACCACAATGTTTATTTGAAATCTCacctgagccaccattttgttttaAGACAGTGGAAAAAGGGTAATAGCAACAGTGATAGCATCTTTTTAGTAGCTGCTGGGATTTTATTCCCCAACTGTATCCTTTGAGCTTAATGGCTGCAACACCCAGTACTTGTTGTggttacaaaatgtaaaaaaataatctgccatagacaatattgaggaTTATCTCTGCTAATACAGATTCATATTTGCTATTATTTGTTTCTCAGTTGGATGGTTAAATGCTTCAAATGAAACATTAGATAATATTTttcctgtatttatttttcagcTGGTGTGCATTTGCTGCCTTTTATAGCCACAATGTCATATCAATTTATGGATATAGAGGTATTTACTAAATTGTAGTTAACAGTAGCAACCACTAAGTAATAACCTTTGATCAGTCTATTAAATgaattctgttgtgatttttatggtataatttttatttataaattacattgtttacatagcaaataattcactctaccatttaaaagtttattcttaaaccaacaaatgtatttttttgttggtttaatattggtgtgtaggcagccatctcagtgcattgtgcctgagtctgagctttcagaaggaaccagcgctacacattagaactgctttcaggtaacttattgtttctcctactcccatgtaactgaaggagtcccaagccagacttttatttcttacttttgagtgctattctcatatataTTTAGCAAtccaggtgtcagggagctgctatcttgttcccttcccattgttctgcttatcggctgctgggaggggatgatatcactctaacttgcagctcagcagtaaagagtgactgaagtttatcagaacacaggtcatatggctgtagcaccctgggaaatgaagaatatggctagctctatgtgaaatttcaaaattaaatataaaaaaacatgtttgtggttttgaaaaactgatttcaatgcagaattttgctggagaagctctattaaaagatgtgttaaaaaaaaaaggtttcctcAGGACAGCATTTCTTTAActtttgaaaaacaaaagcaaatatctaatcTGTTGCCATGGGTAATTGTTATTGTTTAGTGTAGTACTTACtgtatgttagtaaatcagctgcAGAATATGAACCTCTGACAAATTAGACATTACATCACTTGTAGTCACTTGATTTACTTACTGTATCAGGACATAGGGCAAACGGCTGCTTGACAGGCACCCTGGGGTGTGGTATTTTGGTACATGTTTGACATaactttttttctctgttttaaccacctttaaattaattaacATTTACAGATGAGTACAAGATTTCCAGATGCTTAGTAAAAAGGTGCTGCTCTTAAGCAACAAACTggacttttgttttattaactcCAGGTATTTATATAGCGTTGATACATTTCCACAAcacttttacagagattatgctTAATTCACATCATTTCCTGCccccgtggagcttacaatctaaggtccctatgacatttACACACAATTAGGCTAATATTATCAGGTGcatgagtgtgggaggaaacccatgcagacaatGTACAAAgtgcttgcagatagtgccctggatgAAAACAAAATCAGGACCTCATGGTTGCAAGGCAGCAGCGCTTCCCACAATCCACCACGCTCATCTATGGTGACACAGAAGACATTTCACATTTATGCCCCATGGCCTCTCCTcaaatcactgattggctactgactgctaacatcttaaggtggccccacacgtggcgatctgacgatgtttctacctccttctgccgattcagccctgacggcagattttggtcaggcaccttctatggggcccgatcaaaattttctaacctgggcgatcggcaagtcgaccgatttcagcagcttcctgcgatatcggtcgactcgccgacatgccatacatgcactgaatatcgtacgaaacgaggtttcggacgatattatcggtgcgtgtatggccagctttagagagctgtaaaggaggaagtagtgttctggctattatgttagacatctgttcactccacTCCAgccattgaaaacattttttattttgtgcagtctatctatttacccagtttcatttttacactgaactgctcctttaaacatGCAAAGGATCCTTTTTTTTGGCCTAGCAAGGAATCTGGTGGTGTTAGATGGTTTGCCAATCTCAGCTCTTACCAAATGATTAGCAATGGTTATTCCTCTTTTGTACGAGAACAGTGGGGTTTCCTGAAACAATTTCCCATTTGTGTTATCCTGCCCAAGTTTAAACCAATGTCTTTTTACCACCATTTCAATTTTCTTACTCAAGGGGCCAAATTCAGTGACTAAAGGAATCTTATCAGTTTTTGTACATTTAGATGATACCTTCAATAATTCCTCATGTGATCTCATAAAGACTTTTTTCCTAGTCTTCAATAGTACTTCTCTATCATAACCTCTCTGCACAAATTTAGGAATTTGTtggttaataaatatttattatcgTCAGAGGAAATTCTCCTAATGTGTAAGAACTGCCCATTAGGGATTCCTCTTATGGTACTGTGGGTATGGAAGCTGTCATGTCTCAAAAGATTATTTCTCCTATAGCCTCAAGCTCAAATTCAGATGAATCACATATCAAGAATATATTGTTAACAATTCGAAAGTAACACACAACTTTATCCCTTAAGAGAGGATTTTGAAGTGTAATTTTCTGTATAGACTTTGGTCAGCAGATAGCAAGAAAAAGAACAACAATTTTCAGTGAGATAAAAACTGCTAGGGGCCCAAATAATATTCTTGGACTTGACTCCCACCTTATCATAGTCAGTCACAGAAATGACCCAGTAAAGCTTCCCACACAGAGTAAGCAACTTGTCTAAGGAATTCTGCAgtgctttgcagtttggtattttTGGTCTTAGGGAAACATACTTGAATCTAAGGAAATACTTCCTTATCCGTGGGTGTCTCTATATTATCCTCTCAGCAAAGGCATTGACATTCTTCACATTTGCATTGCAGTTCAACCAGGAAGATGACATTGGCCCTCTATCCAGTGTTGTGAACACAGATTGGAACATGCTTATACAAGATACAATGCAATACATTGACATGTTTTAATATTATTGGAATACATTatacaaaatgagaaaaaaatgacatgcacaaatatttatgtaaaagGTACAAACCTTGCCAGTTGATACAGAAGACCTAGCACATGCTGGTGGTCAACAAGAATATCTGTGTCCAATGTGGGTTGTTACACAATTTACAGTGTATATGTATGGAACACTGCTTTTGGTGGAGGAGGGGTTCATGAAATATTTCACTATGGGGTACAGTAACCTGTAGAATAGCTATTGTATATTGTTATGAAATTTCTTACACTATTATGCCAGGaaatacacataggggctgatttacttacccacgaacgggtcgaatggagtccgattgcgtttttttcgtaatgatcggtactttgcgattttttcgtatgttttgcgattttttcggattctttacgaatttttcggatccaatacgatttttgcgtaaaaacgcgagttttcctatccattacgaaagttgcgtaaaaa contains these protein-coding regions:
- the LOC101733888 gene encoding uncharacterized protein LOC101733888: MHLMTLNLIGHSGPDYKFVKILLQGCHILVCLWVFELLCGSDHLASFSSSRSDFRLNNGRHWCRSGIAKEEDSSAKKVPGRRGAGGVVVRNHAEEEGLRKRGVLGKCSGTREGVRRPARGGNRPKEGCHCHQRKPRKGPKGGVRDVGSDQTTPGDAEKGTLGGSERWEKKSTATETEGGRERSTERGEELDEASDEGEWGMEADPVPRGAGCGRGWARGGCNTHLRGNGRPRYVQNALRSRYGGGPQDWEYYGHDDDFYEDAYGEGDYYEEGEGCNYDLRKSHRPWQRRPRRMDQQDNMDSNNFGRASFFFRNREEEESWRQWRKERMGQQMGDGSRIANQQASTSSAFHTVGEERNAGVYTQEAALDELRSLEVLANQDSDTDTSDSETEGGKIVALLKKYFKEGKGKEGDRKRGKEGGQQFLPLGAADTYACALTETAAHLPKKLRKSIETGKFVDVYELTREAVQAKEDGIKSEKEGKRKSIFDWLKGFLVFASVYLKGKPEQCLNVIKYIDTIVDTYLFYKGTSWFDYDRAFRKKIVNSKVIAMDAPGCRRLSIVKNWNLSQTQQAALVLGLTLQGNGVLVDGRRHGMRKD